DNA from Agathobaculum sp. NTUH-O15-33:
GCTGTGCGTGCTGCTCGGCGCGCTCCTGATCGTTGTGCTCGGTATCTTTGACGATGTGATGGCGCTTGGCGCAAAGCTCAAGTTTGTCGTGCAGATCATCGCCGCGGCGATACCGGTCTGCATCGGCGGGCTGCGCATCGATATGTTTACCAATTTAAACCCCTTTTCGGATGATATGTATTTCCACCTTGGCATTTTCGCCATTCCGGTCACCATCATCTGGATCGTGGGCATCACAAACGCCGTCAATCTTATCGACGGGCTGGACGGCCTTGCGGTCGGCGTTTCGTCGATCGCGGCGATCACGATGCTCGCCGTGGCGCTGCTCACCGGCGAAATGGGCATCGCCATCACCATGGGCGCGCTGGCGGGCGCGTGCATCGGCTTTATGCCCTACAACCTCAACCCCGCCAAGATATTTATGGGCGATACCGGGTCGACCTTTCTCGGCTATATGCTGGCGACGGTGTCGATCATGGGCCTGTTCAAATTCTACGCGGTCATTTCGTTCGCTGTGCCGTTTCTTATTTTGGGCCTGCCGATTTTCGACATGGCGAACGCCATTATCCGCCAGCCTGGCCGAAGGGCGCAGCCCGATGAGCCCGGATCGCGGCCATGTGCACCACAAGCTGATCGATATGGGCTTTAACCAAAAGCAGGCGGTGGCCATTCTGTACGCCGTGAGCGGCACGCTGGGGCTTACCGCGGTCATCCTTACCTCGTCCGGCGAGGTCAAGGCGATCTTCCTGCTGCTGGCCGTGCTGGTCGCCATCATTGTGGGCGCATGCGTGATCTACGGGGCGGAGCACCACATGCGCCGCCGCCCGCCGGAAGGGGAGGAGCCGAAGAACGTCCCGCCCGCGCAGCCCGAAGAGAAGGAGAAAAATAGCGATGAACAAGATTAAAGTCATGACGGTTTTCGGTACCCGGCCGGAAGCGATCAAAATGGCGCCGCTCGTGCACGCGCTGCAAAAGAGCGATACGCTGGAATCCATCGTCTGCGTGACCGCGCAGCACCGTGAAATGCTCGATCAGGTGCTTGATATTTTTGATATCAAGCCTGATTACGATCTGAATATCATGCAGCCCCGGCAAACGCTGGCGCTCATCACCGAAAAATCCCTGCACGGCCTGGACGAGGTGCTCGAACAGGCGCAGCCCGATATCGTTCTGGTGCACGGCGATACCTCCACCACGTTCGCCGGCGCTTTGGCGGCGTTTTATCACAAGATCCCGGTCGGACATGTCGAGGCGGGCCTGCGCACCTATGATAAATACTCGCCCTTCCCGGAAGAAATGAACCGCAAGCTGGTCGGCCAGATCGCGTCCCTCCATTTCGCGCCGACCGTGCGCAACCGCGACAACCTCGCCCGCGAGGACATCGCGCAGGGCGTGTCCATCTGCGGCAACACCGTGGTGGACGCGATCCATATGACTGTGAAAAACGATTTTGCATTTCGCGACGAACAGCTGAAAGCGCTCGATTTTGCAAACAACCGCGTGGTGCTGGTCACCGCGCACCGCCGTGAAAACTATGGCGAGGCGATGGAGAATATCTGCCGCGCGATCGCTGAGCTTTCGGCGGCGTATCCGGACGTTCACTTTGTCTACCCGGTGCACCTAAGCCCCTATGTGCGGGAGACCGCGGAGAAATTCCTCGGCGGCAACGAGCGCATCCACCTGATTCATCCGCTCGCCGTGGATGAAATGCACAACCTGATGGCGCGCTGCTACCTTATCATGACCGATTCCGGCGGCTTGCAGGAGGAGGCGCCCAGCCTTGGCAAGCCCGTTCTGGTGCTGCGCCGCGAGACCGAGCGGCCGGAGGCCATCGAAGCCGGCACGGTAAAGCTTGCCGGCGTTGACCGTGAAACCATCGTTTCGCTGGCGCGCGAGCTGTTTGACGATCCGGCCGCCTATGCCGCGATGGCGCATGCGGTCAATCCTTATGGCGACGGCAAGGCCTGCGAGCGCATTTTGCAGGCGATCGAGCACTTCTTCGGCCTGCGGGACGACGGCCCCGCGCCTTTCCAGCCGTGAAGCCGCCGAAAAAGCGCCGCCTTACGCCGCCCATGATCGCGTCGATCGGCGCTACGGTGCTGGTGATAACGCTGTTTTTAAGCTATCTGTTTTCTTCCGGGCTGCTGCATCCGCGCGGCGCCGGAATCGAGCTGCCGGGAGAAAACGACGGCGCGCCCGTTGTGACCACGGGCAGCAAAACGCTGACCGTGCAAAGCGTGTACGATGTTGAGATCGGCGTGTCCAACGCAAAGCAGGTGATCGCCTCGCTTACCCGGCCCGAAGCATACAGCTACCGGGTGGAAAACCGGCTTGCCTACACGGGCGGTTCCTCCGCGCTTTATTGCCAGCGCTACGCGCGGGGCGGCGCGGTGCGCACCGATACCGTGGACGCGGCGGGAACTGTGCAGTCCACGCTGTTGCGGGTGGACGGCGTCGCCTACGCCTGGAACGCGGGCGACAGAAGCTTTTACAAAGGCTCTTGGGGCGATTTTTCCGACGATGCCGCCGCCATGCTGCCCACCTATGAGGATGTGCTGGAGGACGGGCTCGCCTACACCGCGGCGGGCAAGCAGGAGATTGAGCTGGAGCCTTGCGTCTATGTAGAATTTGAAAAGGACGGCTACCGCTGCCGGTACGATATTTCGGCGGTGAGCGGTCTTTTACGCGCCGCCTCCTTTTACGAAGGGGAAACGCTCGTCCGTCAGGTAACGGTGAGCGAACTGAAACTGGAAACCCCGGCGGACGAGCTGTTCCAGCTGCCGAACGGGCAAAGCATATTGGGAGAATAAAAGTTTATGTCTGACTACCTTGCCATATCAGAGGAGATTCGCGCGCTCGGCCGGCAGGCCGAGCGCGAAATCATGCCTTATTTTTCGCGTATCAATGAGATCTGCGAAGAAAATACAGAGAAAGTTCTGGCGGCGTTTGCCAAGAACCGCGTGTCCGACAACCTGTTCGCGGGCACGACCGGCTATGGCTACGACGACCACGGGCGAGATACCTTGGACCGCATCTATGCCGATCTGTTCGGCACGGAGGCGGCCCTCGTGCGTATCGGCTTTGTAAACGGTACGCACACGTTGTCCTGCGCCATGTTTTCCGCCGTTTCCACGGGGGATACCG
Protein-coding regions in this window:
- a CDS encoding glycosyltransferase family 4 protein, with the protein product MPEYTVIWMIVAAFLVAGVLSYFFTPYVKKFAHKIGAIDVPKDTRRMHKEPIPRLGGLGIFMAFLCSILLFGKLDTPMLCVLLGALLIVVLGIFDDVMALGAKLKFVVQIIAAAIPVCIGGLRIDMFTNLNPFSDDMYFHLGIFAIPVTIIWIVGITNAVNLIDGLDGLAVGVSSIAAITMLAVALLTGEMGIAITMGALAGACIGFMPYNLNPAKIFMGDTGSTFLGYMLATVSIMGLFKFYAVISFAVPFLILGLPIFDMANAIIRQPGRRAQPDEPGSRPCAPQADRYGL
- the wecB gene encoding non-hydrolyzing UDP-N-acetylglucosamine 2-epimerase, with translation MNKIKVMTVFGTRPEAIKMAPLVHALQKSDTLESIVCVTAQHREMLDQVLDIFDIKPDYDLNIMQPRQTLALITEKSLHGLDEVLEQAQPDIVLVHGDTSTTFAGALAAFYHKIPVGHVEAGLRTYDKYSPFPEEMNRKLVGQIASLHFAPTVRNRDNLAREDIAQGVSICGNTVVDAIHMTVKNDFAFRDEQLKALDFANNRVVLVTAHRRENYGEAMENICRAIAELSAAYPDVHFVYPVHLSPYVRETAEKFLGGNERIHLIHPLAVDEMHNLMARCYLIMTDSGGLQEEAPSLGKPVLVLRRETERPEAIEAGTVKLAGVDRETIVSLARELFDDPAAYAAMAHAVNPYGDGKACERILQAIEHFFGLRDDGPAPFQP